In Tiliqua scincoides isolate rTilSci1 chromosome 1, rTilSci1.hap2, whole genome shotgun sequence, the following are encoded in one genomic region:
- the LOC136647306 gene encoding uncharacterized protein F54H12.2-like yields MFYKDTPGEHNSADLDGQNQGFIKRAGLTAESRKIELLGHLHADLFFQEKLLLHGVDVKIKLTRSKDRFCMMTDDANVRYKLKLLTASLFVKKVRVAQGVRLGHTEALLTATAKYPVDRVSMKVFSLPAGSRVSNQENLFLGQLPKMVVIGLVDNDAFSGTLGKNPFNFKHYDINFFAIYLSGYQIPAKPFQPDFQEGSCVREYMSLVHASGKPMKDKGLIVNREDFARGYTLFAFDLSPDQECGEHYSLINTGNLRAEVRFARPLPQTVNMIVYGVFDNIIKINNQRNVLFDYM; encoded by the coding sequence atgttttacaaagacacaccTGGTGAACACAACTCAGCGGACCTGGATGGGCAAAACCAAGGGTTTATTAAAAGAGCGggactgactgctgaaagcagaaaaatagaactcctGGGTCATCTCCACGCGGacctcttttttcaagaaaaactgttGTTACACGGGGTGGACGTGAAAATTAAACTCACCCGGAGCAAAGACAGATTCTGCATGATGACGGACGATGCCAACGTACGCTACAAGTTGAAGCTTTTGACGGCGTCGCTGTTTGTAAAGAAGGTGAGAGTCGCCCAAGGGGTACGGCTGGGGCACACTGAAGCTTTGCTTACAGCCACCGCCAAGTACCCCGTGGACCGTgtcagtatgaaagtgtttagtctCCCGGCGGGGAGTCGCGTCAGtaaccaggagaacctgtttctggGACAATTGCCGAAGATGGTCGTGATCGGCCTGGTGGACAACGATGCTTTCAGCGGGACCTTAGGCAAAAACCCgtttaactttaagcattatgacatcaatttttttgctatttacctgtcggggtaccaaatcccagcaaagccatttcagccagactttcaagaaggaagctgtgtgagggagTACATGAGCCTGGTGCACGCCTCTGGTAAGCCCATGAAAGACAAGGGGCTGAtagtcaacagagaagactttgcGAGGGGATACACGCTCTTCGCCTTCGACCTGTCCCCTGACCAGGAATGCGGCGAGCACTATTCCTTGATCAACACGGGAAACCTTAGGGCAGAAGTTCGGTTTGCCAGACCCCTCCCACAGACCGTTAACATGATCGTCTACGGGGTTTTTGACAACATAATCAAAATAAATAACCAaaggaatgttctgtttgattatatgtga